A stretch of Clostridium sp. BJN0001 DNA encodes these proteins:
- the noc gene encoding nucleoid occlusion protein, whose amino-acid sequence MNNQIINVNIDKIVPNVYQPRRVFDEDALKELSESIKEHGIVQPITVRRIGDTFEIVAGERRFRAAKIAGLSSVPCNIIEITDCESAQIALLENLQRQDLNYIEEAQAYFNLIQDYKFTQDEIAKKMGKKQSTIANKLRLLKLSEDVRDLCLQNSLTERHARALLSVTDYKLQTKIVNLIIKNKLNVKESEKLIKKYLGKEKTAKEKKRKIKGVIPGKLYINSIRKIFEKLKVDAKYDSKEDDDFIEVTIKIPKN is encoded by the coding sequence ATGAATAATCAAATAATTAATGTTAATATTGATAAAATAGTTCCAAATGTATATCAGCCTAGAAGAGTATTTGATGAGGATGCTTTAAAAGAACTTTCAGAATCTATAAAAGAACATGGTATAGTTCAGCCAATTACTGTTAGAAGAATAGGTGACACTTTTGAAATAGTTGCTGGTGAAAGAAGATTTCGTGCTGCTAAAATAGCAGGTTTATCTTCAGTTCCATGCAATATCATAGAGATAACTGATTGTGAATCAGCTCAGATAGCTCTTCTTGAAAATCTTCAAAGACAAGATTTAAATTATATTGAAGAGGCACAAGCGTATTTTAATTTAATTCAAGATTATAAATTTACACAAGATGAAATAGCAAAAAAAATGGGCAAAAAACAGTCTACAATTGCTAACAAATTAAGACTTCTAAAATTAAGTGAAGATGTTCGTGATTTATGTCTTCAGAATAGTCTTACAGAAAGACATGCAAGAGCATTATTATCTGTAACTGATTATAAACTTCAGACAAAAATAGTAAATCTTATTATTAAGAATAAACTTAATGTAAAAGAATCGGAAAAGCTTATAAAAAAATATTTAGGAAAAGAGAAAACAGCTAAAGAGAAAAAACGAAAAATAAAAGGTGTAATTCCAGGAAAGCTTTATATTAATTCTATAAGAAAGATATTTGAAAAATTAAAAGTTGATGCTAAATATGATTCAAAAGAAGACGATGATTTTATAGAAGTAACAATAAAGATTCCTAAAAATTAA